TTCTATTTAGAATAAGTACCGCCACTGTTGAAACTGAGGAATCGAGTTTTACTAAATTGCCCAATGTAGCTCGGAAACTCATTATCTTAGATGGAGAAATTAAAATTGACCATGAGAATCATCACTCCAAAACGATTAAGAAATTTGAGCAAGATGCGTTCTCAGGCGATTGGAATACTAAGAGTTACGGGAAAGCGACCGATTTTAACTTAATGTTAAAAGGCGAGTGCACAGGCGAAATTGAGGCGATTACATTTCACCATCTTAAAAGTATTTCTCTAAAACCTAATTTTAAATACTATGGTTTCTACATTTTTAAAGGAGAGACAAAACTATCTATTCAAGATCAATCAATTATTGCTAGTAAAGGTGAAGTCATCAGTATTTATTCAGAAAATGAAATTGGGAAGATAGATTTTAAAGCCTCTCTCGAATGCGAGATGATTTTGTGTAGAATAAATTATTAGATGAAATTGTTGCTGCTTAGCATTATATTTCTTGGTTCCTTAAGCCATTTGATTTACACTCTCAGCCTACCCAAAAAACGCCTCAAAACTACTTAGTGACTCTTCGTAAAATCCCTTGTGGCTCTTCGTGACACAGCTTTTCAACATCCTGCCCCGCATAAAAGGACAAGCTCCACAAAGAAAACTCATAGCATCTCAAAAAAGGATATACAAGCTATAGCAAATCATTAAAAAAGAAATATAATTAAATACATTTAGAATTCTCTCCATTTTCTAATTTTAAATCAGGGTAATTTTTCTATTTTTACAAAAACATAAACAATCTCCATAATCATGAAAAAGACCTTATTATTTGTATTTATTGCCACAATATTATTTAGTTGTTCTCCAGAAGAAAAAAAACAGACCGTTTTTGAACAGTGGAGGGGAGAAAATAGAGATGGTAAATATCAGGAACAAGATCTTTTAAAAACATGGCCAGAGGAAGGCCCAGAATTATTATGGTTTAATGAAGATTTGGGAGAAGGCTATGGTTCTCCTATCATCACTGACAGTGCATTATACATTATAGCTTCTAGAGATAGCATTGCTACGGTTGTGGCTTTTGATATAAATGGAAATATAAAATGGCAAAAGGATTTTGGCTCTGAATGGAATACCAGTTATCCAGGAACAAGGTCCACCCCTACTCTAATAAATGATCTTCTCTATGTCTCATCTGGAAGAGGCGATATATCGTGTATGAAAAGTAAAAATGGTGACATTATTTGGTCTAAAAGCTTGTTGACTGATTTTCATGGAAAAACACCCTATTTTGGATACGCACAATCTTTACTTATTAATGATAGCATGGTGTATGCTATGCCCGGAGGAGCCGACACCAATATTGTTGCACTAAATAGATATAATGGAAATATTATTTGGATATCTAAAGCCAAGGGAGAAATACCAGCCTATAACTCGCCAAAAATAGTTGACATTAATGGAAATCAAGTTCTTGTCACCTACTCCAAAGAAAACTTTATGGGTATAGATGCAAAAACAGGAAATCTACTTTGGAGTGAGTCTTTTACTTCAAAATATCCAAACCATGCCAACACTGTTATATATGAGGATAGCTCAATATTTACTGCGGCCCCCATAGGTCATGGTTTATTAAAGTATAAATTATCTGAGGATGGTTCATCAATAACAAAGATATGGCATGATACCATCATTGGAAATTATTTCGGAGGAATGATCAAATTGGGTGACAAATTATACACTGGAGCAGGAGGAAGAAGTAAAGATCTACTGATGCTCAATGCAAATACAGGAGCCATTATGGATTCTCTTGAAACAGGGAATGGTTCGATCATTTATGCAGATGGAATGCTTTATACCTATGCACATAAAAGAGGAAATGTTTGTTTGGTCAATCCTGAAACTTTTGAAATTAAGGGAAGTTTTAACGTCAAAAAAGGAACAAAAGAACATTTCTCTCATCCTGTGATCAAAAATGGGGTGCTGTATATCAGACATGGAAATGCATTACTTGCTTACGATATCAAGCTAAAAAAATAAGCTATTCCATAATCAGTAATTGAATCTTGATACGCGCTTAATTACAAAAATTCGGAAACAATAAAGGTGAGTCATATTATAATTTATGACCCACCTTTTCATTTAGAAACCTTTGGTTTATCTTGCAATATGTATTTTCTCAACCACAGAATAATCCTCCGAAGTTACTTTAATAAAATACTCTCCCTGAGGAAACTGGCTGACAACAATCTTCTCATCCTGAAGAACCCTCTCTTTTGACAAGAGTAATTCTCCTAACATCTTATAAATTTCTATATTCTGAGGCTTACTAGAGGATTGGATATAAACCCAATTGGAGCTAGGGTTTGGATACATATTTGCAACAGATCAACTTTTTCAATACCAGTAAAACAACCAACTTCAAAGATTTCCTCCTCTGCAAACACTGAAGATATACCCGATTGGTCCATAACCTGAACACTACAATGATAAATTCCATCAGCTAATTCAGAAATCGTATACTGAAGACTCATTCCTATATTTCCTTGCTTGGGCATGTAGTGAAACCCAGAATTTTCAGATTTTGGATCAATGATAGATTGAGAACAAAATACATCACCCATTCCAGGAGCACTTCCAACATAAATATTATACTGCAAAGTTTCTATTGGAATATGGTCATCATAGGAAGCTGACTAAGTCAACATCAGGCTATTATCATTTACTTCTGAAATCAGATCCGTTGGAGAATCAGGAGCCTAGTTTATACTATTTATATTATCTATTTGCATCATTGATAAATATACCCACATCTGTATCGCCTAAGCTATCATAACCTATGGCAAAAACATCCAAATCTCCTTCATTATCAATATCAGATAGATCAATTGTTCCAGATCCAAACCCAGGAATACTATGTGTTAAATTGGTGAATGAGCCATTCTCATTTATAAATATTTTAGTTGATATATATATAAGATGGGGCATCCCCTGTCATGATAACATCCATATCCCCATCGTTATCAATATCCCCTGGAATAACTATAATATTTGAATTACTGGTGCGCACTCCAAACAATCCAGTATTATCCCACTCAAAACCTTCTCGATTGTTTTTATAAACAACAAAAGCAATGATGATGGTCATGTAATGTTTAACTAAGCATAAACCTATTTAAGATTTTTGAATAAATGCTCACTATTATGTGAAATTATTCATAACCTTGTATGGAAATAAAACAACTTAATATCACAACGAAATGAAAAACTCTATATTACTACTATTTATACTCTTAATTATAACTACAAGCTGTACATTTAAAGAAGAAAAACACACCTCATATGTTCTAAAAAATAAAAACCTTCAAATCCATGTTGATCTTCCGGAGGAAGGTTATAAAGCTTCTAGATTTGATTGGACAGGTAAAATTACTGCTGTAAAATACAAAGGCATTTATGTTTCTGGAACTGAAAAATTAAACCATAAGTACAGCATGATATATGGGGAAGGTTTTTATAATGAATTTGGGATAGATAGACCTATCGGTTTTGAGGATATTAAACAAGGTGATTATTTTCATAAAATAGGAATCGGACGATTAAAAAAAGAAGGGGAACAATATCAATTTAGTAAAAACTATGAAATTGAGCCTGCAAAATTTAATATTACTGAGGAATCCAATAAACTAATCATTGAATGTAGTGCTCCAAATGCTAATGGTTATTCCTATGAATTGAAAAAAGAAATTGAATTATTAGAAAGTGGTTTTGTGATTAGATATCATCTACGGAATACCGGCGAAAAAACCATAATGACTAATGAATATACTCACAATTTTCTTGCTATCAATAGAGAATTAATGGGGAGTCATTATATCTTAAGATTTCCCTTTCAAATTAAACCCGAATCATTTGGAGCTACTGTTAATCCAGAGGGGAAAGTGATCATTGGACAAAAGGAAATATCATTTAATGAAACTCCAAACGAACAATTTTTCTTCAGTAATCTTTCAGGAAATGAAAATATTGAAGCATCTTGGGAATTAATCAATACCAAAAGCAAAATAGGGATTAGTGAAAAAGCAAGCTTTAAAACCCCTAAAGTAAATGTTTGGGGGTGGAAACATGTCATTAGTCCGGAGTTATTCTTTGATATAAATGTGGAACCAAATCAGGTTGTGGAGTGGTCAAGAACCTATACTGTATTTGAAATAAATTGATAAATATCATATTTACTGGGTAGGCTTTTACCTTAATAGCCAACCTGATATTAACCTCTGATCAGTATCAAAAGCACACAATTCATAAAAAATACTTCCATCAGAGCATTGTAATTGCTTTTATTATAATGAGTCAAATCAATTTCGCTTTCCAATAGTTGCAATTCAAATGTATACACCATCCATCTCTAAAATACTTATCACT
The Lentimicrobium sp. L6 genome window above contains:
- a CDS encoding HutD family protein; this translates as MHIEHTKAPDLITNNWSGGTTTQLAIFPKNANYKKQNFLFRISTATVETEESSFTKLPNVARKLIILDGEIKIDHENHHSKTIKKFEQDAFSGDWNTKSYGKATDFNLMLKGECTGEIEAITFHHLKSISLKPNFKYYGFYIFKGETKLSIQDQSIIASKGEVISIYSENEIGKIDFKASLECEMILCRINY
- a CDS encoding T9SS type A sorting domain-containing protein; translated protein: MYPNPSSNWVYIQSSSKPQNIEIYKMLGELLLSKERVLQDEKIVVSQFPQGEYFIKVTSEDYSVVEKIHIAR
- a CDS encoding PQQ-binding-like beta-propeller repeat protein, whose protein sequence is MKKTLLFVFIATILFSCSPEEKKQTVFEQWRGENRDGKYQEQDLLKTWPEEGPELLWFNEDLGEGYGSPIITDSALYIIASRDSIATVVAFDINGNIKWQKDFGSEWNTSYPGTRSTPTLINDLLYVSSGRGDISCMKSKNGDIIWSKSLLTDFHGKTPYFGYAQSLLINDSMVYAMPGGADTNIVALNRYNGNIIWISKAKGEIPAYNSPKIVDINGNQVLVTYSKENFMGIDAKTGNLLWSESFTSKYPNHANTVIYEDSSIFTAAPIGHGLLKYKLSEDGSSITKIWHDTIIGNYFGGMIKLGDKLYTGAGGRSKDLLMLNANTGAIMDSLETGNGSIIYADGMLYTYAHKRGNVCLVNPETFEIKGSFNVKKGTKEHFSHPVIKNGVLYIRHGNALLAYDIKLKK